One window from the genome of Pedobacter schmidteae encodes:
- a CDS encoding type IV secretory system conjugative DNA transfer family protein: MEESKEQQHLHRLLQFGIYLSVAFDILVFVYATKILTYPWAVHYGLHRFFYGLDRMVIYHQPLYCKAFTLLLICLTSVGTLARKQKDLNPKNSIVYPLATALTILSIALWCYGKLGKQVLVMANWYELGYMVCSFTGCLLLHVAMDNISKIISSKLGKDKWNVEGESFMQATKPVISAHAVNIPMLFYYKRRIRKGYIVLQNLYRGMILLGVPGSGKSFSVVMPVIRGLIANRMCLVIYDIKFPDLGKIAYYHYLLARQKGDYRNFRFHVINLNEPERSRRINPWKAIYLQTLADASETAEGLVEALKKGDKSGGSDQFFTQSAINFLAACIYFFCKHDDGKYSSLPHVLAFLNCSYEDIFSTLFSNKELGSLLSPFMTAYKAKAFEQLEGQVGTLKIFISRLATKETFWVFSGDDFDLKINNPASPGLLILANDPLTQSTNAACYSVVLNRITKLINTKGNLPVGLIIDEAASLMVNRLDLLLAQARSNKVATLLGFQSMQQIQQQYGKETAATITSIVGNVLSGSVQNKDTLDWLERIFGKVKQLSESVSIDRSKVSLSLSEKLEPLIPAGKIAALRAGEMVGLLASDAVDEYTGNFEPSAVHCRVNVDLKAIRKEEDSYRELPLYYDFKGRRDDILLQNFNRISLEVQNLVKQFKPAARPAQVPSSMKGSMRAGLL, translated from the coding sequence ATGGAAGAATCCAAAGAACAACAGCACCTGCACCGGTTGCTGCAATTCGGTATATACCTATCTGTGGCTTTTGATATCCTGGTATTTGTATATGCCACTAAAATTTTAACTTATCCCTGGGCAGTTCATTATGGACTTCACCGTTTTTTTTATGGACTAGATCGCATGGTAATATATCATCAACCGCTGTATTGCAAAGCATTTACCTTGCTGCTGATTTGCCTGACTTCAGTAGGAACTCTAGCCAGGAAACAAAAAGACCTTAACCCAAAAAACAGTATCGTTTACCCACTTGCCACTGCTCTTACTATTCTTAGCATTGCGCTCTGGTGCTATGGAAAGCTGGGGAAACAAGTACTAGTGATGGCCAACTGGTATGAGCTCGGCTATATGGTTTGCTCTTTTACAGGGTGTCTGCTTTTGCATGTCGCTATGGACAACATCTCCAAAATCATTAGCTCTAAACTGGGTAAAGACAAATGGAATGTTGAAGGGGAAAGTTTCATGCAGGCCACCAAGCCGGTAATTAGTGCCCATGCAGTAAATATCCCTATGCTTTTTTACTACAAGCGCAGAATTCGCAAAGGATATATCGTGCTGCAGAATTTGTATCGGGGGATGATTTTGCTGGGCGTTCCGGGATCCGGAAAAAGCTTTTCAGTAGTTATGCCGGTCATTCGCGGGCTGATCGCCAACCGCATGTGTCTTGTCATCTATGATATAAAGTTTCCTGACCTTGGTAAGATCGCTTATTATCATTACCTGCTTGCTAGACAAAAAGGTGATTATCGGAACTTTCGCTTTCATGTAATTAACCTTAATGAGCCGGAACGTAGCAGAAGGATCAATCCCTGGAAAGCCATATATCTGCAAACCCTGGCTGATGCCTCAGAAACTGCTGAAGGTTTGGTAGAAGCATTAAAGAAAGGAGATAAGTCGGGAGGATCTGATCAGTTTTTTACCCAGTCAGCGATTAACTTCCTGGCCGCCTGTATTTACTTTTTTTGTAAGCATGATGACGGTAAATATTCTAGTCTGCCGCATGTGCTGGCTTTTTTGAATTGTTCCTATGAGGATATCTTTAGCACTCTCTTCTCTAATAAAGAACTGGGATCCCTGCTCTCTCCATTCATGACAGCCTATAAGGCAAAGGCCTTTGAGCAGCTGGAAGGTCAGGTCGGTACACTTAAAATTTTTATTAGCCGACTCGCTACGAAGGAAACTTTCTGGGTGTTTTCCGGGGATGATTTTGATCTGAAAATCAATAATCCTGCATCACCGGGACTACTGATCCTAGCCAATGATCCGCTGACCCAAAGCACCAATGCGGCATGCTATTCCGTGGTGCTCAATCGGATTACCAAGTTGATCAACACCAAAGGAAATTTGCCTGTAGGTTTGATCATTGATGAGGCGGCCTCACTGATGGTGAACCGTTTGGACTTGCTTCTGGCCCAGGCGCGTTCCAATAAGGTAGCCACTTTACTTGGGTTTCAGTCTATGCAGCAGATACAGCAGCAGTACGGAAAGGAAACGGCGGCCACCATCACCTCAATTGTTGGGAACGTACTTTCCGGATCCGTGCAGAATAAAGACACGCTGGACTGGCTCGAACGTATTTTTGGCAAGGTAAAACAGCTGAGTGAAAGCGTATCCATTGATCGCAGTAAAGTTTCTTTGTCGTTAAGTGAAAAGCTAGAGCCGCTAATTCCGGCGGGGAAAATTGCGGCTTTGCGGGCAGGAGAAATGGTCGGGTTACTGGCCTCAGATGCAGTGGATGAATATACCGGAAATTTTGAACCCTCCGCGGTACATTGTCGGGTAAACGTGGATCTGAAAGCCATTCGTAAGGAAGAAGATTCCTACCGGGAATTACCGCTTTATTATGATTTTAAAGGTCGCAGAGATGATATTCTATTGCAAAATTTCAACCGAATCTCTTTAGAAGTACAAAATCTGGTTAAGCAGTTCAAGCCCGCTGCACGTCCCGCTCAAGTACCCTCTTCCATGAAAGGCTCTATGAGGGCCGGCTTACTTTAA
- a CDS encoding M23 family metallopeptidase, giving the protein MKLTSGFGWRKHPVTGFSDFHKGIDLSATFEPVYSILSGRVSAQGFQPILGNFIRIEQDSLEIIYGHLSASLVVIGQQVSAGQLLGITGDSGRVTGPHLHLSVKFRGQFLHPLRFLYGLAINKTAFNNF; this is encoded by the coding sequence ATGAAGCTAACCTCTGGATTTGGCTGGAGAAAACACCCGGTAACCGGATTTTCTGATTTTCACAAAGGCATAGATTTATCTGCCACATTTGAACCGGTCTACTCCATATTATCAGGACGAGTATCTGCTCAGGGATTTCAGCCTATACTGGGCAACTTTATCCGGATTGAGCAGGACAGCCTGGAAATTATTTATGGCCATTTATCAGCTTCGTTGGTTGTGATTGGTCAACAGGTGTCTGCCGGACAACTTTTAGGTATCACCGGTGACTCGGGGAGGGTGACCGGTCCACATTTGCACTTAAGTGTCAAATTTCGAGGACAGTTTTTACATCCTCTGCGCTTTTTGTATGGACTGGCG
- the traM gene encoding conjugative transposon protein TraM — MKINFKQPRYILPLISLPFLFVFFYIYKGVADPASGEIAGKDSLQTNVAGVSEQVKNSALSGKLDAYRDRFKQSDGYTAIGVIQEEQAQATETGSLYNEREKRMLDSIDQVMKQRYDGSGVSVGTTRGSAYASVRRNNAQASSFTQDRALADALAKMSKPAPMISPPARPAEQDAMQLFRQQMALVDSMGKAADPESKARQEQNRQREFYKQRQQSEKKLEVSKAVPASSFFNTVTATSDQSFITAIVDQNITGYSGSRLRIRLLEDMMAGKFLVKKGAYLFAQINGFSGQRVNLVVTSIMQEGQILPVHLEVYDNDGQSGLYVPASAFREFSRELGNSTTQGITLQQQAENNNQLVMGLLQKMFQSTTTAVGKLIRQNKAKLKYNTLVYLIDPEALRKNQSNY, encoded by the coding sequence ATGAAAATAAATTTTAAACAGCCCAGATATATCCTGCCGCTGATCTCATTACCATTTCTATTTGTTTTCTTCTATATCTATAAAGGTGTGGCTGACCCAGCATCTGGAGAGATCGCCGGAAAGGACTCTTTACAAACGAACGTGGCCGGGGTGTCTGAACAGGTAAAAAATTCTGCCCTCAGTGGGAAGCTGGATGCCTATCGGGACCGTTTTAAGCAGTCAGACGGTTACACCGCCATAGGCGTGATCCAGGAAGAACAAGCTCAGGCCACTGAAACCGGTTCCTTATACAATGAACGGGAAAAACGTATGCTGGATTCCATAGATCAGGTGATGAAACAGCGGTATGATGGATCGGGTGTTTCAGTTGGTACAACACGTGGAAGCGCCTATGCTTCTGTTAGGAGGAACAATGCTCAAGCTTCTTCTTTTACCCAGGATAGGGCACTCGCTGATGCGCTGGCCAAGATGAGTAAACCAGCACCGATGATCTCTCCTCCAGCCCGCCCCGCGGAACAGGACGCTATGCAGCTGTTTCGTCAACAAATGGCTCTGGTGGATAGTATGGGTAAGGCCGCCGATCCGGAATCCAAAGCGAGACAGGAACAGAATCGTCAGCGGGAGTTTTACAAACAACGTCAGCAATCGGAAAAGAAATTGGAGGTTAGCAAAGCGGTACCAGCCTCATCCTTTTTCAATACTGTTACCGCGACTTCAGATCAGAGCTTTATCACCGCTATCGTAGATCAGAACATCACCGGATATTCCGGCTCCAGGTTACGCATCCGCCTGCTTGAAGATATGATGGCCGGTAAGTTCCTGGTCAAAAAGGGCGCTTATCTATTTGCTCAGATTAATGGATTTAGTGGTCAACGAGTGAATCTGGTTGTTACTTCCATTATGCAGGAGGGGCAGATTTTACCTGTCCATCTGGAGGTCTATGACAATGATGGACAATCTGGACTCTATGTTCCCGCATCAGCATTCAGGGAGTTCTCACGGGAACTGGGCAACAGTACCACCCAGGGTATAACCTTACAGCAACAGGCGGAAAACAACAATCAGCTGGTCATGGGACTGCTACAGAAAATGTTCCAGTCTACCACTACTGCCGTAGGTAAGCTGATCCGTCAGAACAAGGCAAAACTCAAATATAATACCCTGGTCTATTTGATAGATCCGGAAGCACTCAGAAAAAATCAAAGTAATTATTAA
- a CDS encoding plasmid transfer protein, with amino-acid sequence MALSFLGSGLLLQASPVNPEAFTNTFNFLQGNGVYEEGMMHFLKAMRNTVWTHYDAFIADAQALSAIFMLVFFAVKSYEMMAGDKQLEVMPLLRPFGLVMVILWWPVFTRVVAFPTDIVANKTEAMFDGSQIQVNNLRLQRAQLMNEVANQLMTIQAETETAKKEADTWYENAWESVKSSVKEGFAEVWNPIVELRNRLQVSLQLLATSTLETLALWILRLCVYIIFIVQIIFSTILIILGPFAVAISILPAFRDSFTTWVARFISVNLYSGIAYLVLYVASLFQQYAMEAEISRYQELVSGPAGQMERLYAFAGNGLLSFGMVIVTFLIGGLTMLTVPSISTWIVSTSGITSAASSMGRGASNFSRMAIKMMKG; translated from the coding sequence ATGGCCTTATCTTTTCTGGGTAGCGGTCTGCTATTGCAGGCCTCACCTGTAAACCCTGAGGCCTTTACGAATACCTTTAATTTTTTGCAGGGAAACGGGGTTTATGAAGAAGGAATGATGCATTTCTTGAAAGCCATGCGCAATACCGTGTGGACGCATTATGATGCATTTATTGCTGATGCGCAGGCATTATCCGCCATTTTTATGCTGGTATTCTTCGCCGTTAAGAGTTATGAGATGATGGCCGGGGACAAGCAACTGGAGGTGATGCCACTGTTGCGTCCTTTTGGCCTGGTCATGGTGATTCTTTGGTGGCCGGTTTTTACCAGGGTTGTAGCTTTTCCGACAGACATTGTGGCCAATAAAACAGAGGCTATGTTTGACGGCAGCCAGATCCAGGTCAATAACCTGCGCCTACAGCGTGCCCAGTTGATGAATGAAGTGGCCAATCAGCTGATGACAATACAGGCTGAAACTGAAACAGCGAAGAAGGAAGCAGACACCTGGTACGAGAATGCCTGGGAATCTGTGAAGTCTTCAGTTAAGGAGGGCTTTGCTGAAGTATGGAACCCGATTGTGGAGCTGCGTAACCGTTTGCAGGTGAGTCTGCAGCTTTTGGCGACTTCTACACTGGAAACTCTGGCGCTTTGGATCCTTCGCCTTTGCGTATACATTATATTTATTGTGCAAATCATTTTTTCCACTATACTGATCATTCTCGGCCCTTTCGCTGTAGCGATTAGTATTTTACCTGCCTTTCGGGATTCTTTTACCACATGGGTAGCCAGGTTTATCTCTGTGAATCTGTATTCCGGGATCGCCTACTTGGTGCTGTATGTGGCTTCGCTTTTTCAGCAATACGCGATGGAAGCTGAGATCAGCAGATACCAGGAACTGGTCTCTGGTCCGGCAGGACAGATGGAAAGATTGTATGCCTTTGCTGGTAACGGGCTGCTATCCTTCGGAATGGTGATTGTGACCTTTCTGATTGGCGGACTGACAATGCTCACCGTACCAAGTATTTCCACCTGGATCGTCTCGACTTCCGGAATTACGTCTGCCGCTTCCAGTATGGGTAGGGGTGCTTCTAATTTCTCCCGCATGGCCATTAAAATGATGAAAGGATAA
- the traK gene encoding conjugative transposon protein TraK, whose amino-acid sequence MIIKKIEDKVRLATFLSAGSFICSVMIAIGVSFFAYRQVSNARKSIYILDPRGIPVLARQTDVQMNRAAEYRAHIARFHSLFFSLTPDDKYIEYQMKQAMYLIDESGAAQYNNLKERNFFNSILSSSSVLTIRTDSVVLDEARKYFRYYGTQKIDRRSSSITRSLVTEGYLRDLDVRSDNNPNAVLITSWKTLQNKDLENVQKNNY is encoded by the coding sequence ATGATCATAAAAAAAATTGAGGATAAAGTGCGCCTGGCTACTTTTCTGTCTGCCGGAAGCTTCATTTGTTCAGTGATGATTGCTATCGGGGTCAGCTTTTTTGCCTACCGTCAAGTGAGCAATGCCCGAAAGAGTATTTATATTCTGGATCCGAGAGGTATTCCGGTTCTCGCCCGTCAGACCGATGTGCAGATGAACAGGGCGGCGGAGTACCGTGCCCACATTGCCCGCTTTCATAGTCTGTTTTTTTCACTGACCCCGGATGATAAGTATATCGAGTATCAGATGAAGCAGGCTATGTACCTGATCGATGAGAGTGGTGCTGCACAATACAACAATTTAAAAGAGCGGAATTTTTTTAATTCTATCTTGTCTTCCAGCTCGGTTCTGACTATCCGTACCGATTCCGTGGTACTGGATGAGGCGCGTAAATACTTCCGGTACTATGGTACCCAAAAGATCGACAGGCGCAGCTCCTCGATTACCCGTTCGCTGGTCACAGAAGGGTATCTGCGGGATCTGGATGTGCGCTCAGACAACAATCCTAATGCGGTATTGATCACTTCCTGGAAGACTCTTCAGAATAAAGACCTAGAAAATGTCCAGAAAAATAATTATTAA
- the traN gene encoding conjugative transposon protein TraN: protein MSILFIRRKFLILLLFLIFSTLFLSIEARAQNVVTLNSLPRLEITRGISLHILSPEPIQKVDISSHAMAGDLIEPNVLRLKVIPDSAYLLLRSTDALAVVTVIGETFIAQYQICFIPSGIGTTPTLLNIEPAHCRSLTIDGINLSTPSMKGHALSLLSNRRASPIRRADVYGIGAQLNQIYTLGDYIFLDLSFENRTGLQYAIDELRFKIEDRKITKATNVQSLEIKPIWQLYPTVSFKKQHRNIFVLKKMTFPENKVLNIELNEKQISGRALTLKVKYGDVLKADTF, encoded by the coding sequence ATGTCAATTCTTTTTATTCGTCGGAAATTCCTCATTTTGTTGCTCTTTTTAATATTTTCAACTTTATTTTTATCAATAGAAGCCCGGGCTCAAAATGTGGTTACGCTGAACAGCTTGCCCCGACTGGAAATTACCAGGGGGATCTCTTTGCATATTCTATCTCCTGAACCCATTCAGAAAGTTGATATTTCTAGCCATGCCATGGCTGGGGATTTAATAGAACCGAATGTATTGAGGCTAAAAGTCATTCCTGATTCGGCATATCTTTTACTCCGTTCTACGGATGCCTTGGCCGTGGTAACAGTTATCGGGGAAACATTTATCGCCCAGTACCAAATTTGTTTTATTCCCTCAGGAATTGGCACAACACCAACTTTGCTAAATATCGAACCAGCGCATTGCCGTTCCTTAACTATTGACGGGATCAATCTGTCTACTCCTTCCATGAAAGGACATGCGCTCAGTTTGCTGTCTAACAGAAGAGCTTCACCAATTCGCAGAGCAGATGTTTACGGCATAGGTGCCCAGCTCAACCAGATTTACACTTTAGGGGATTACATTTTTCTCGATCTTTCTTTTGAGAACAGAACAGGCCTTCAATATGCCATTGATGAATTACGTTTTAAAATTGAAGACCGGAAGATTACTAAAGCCACCAATGTTCAATCTCTTGAGATTAAACCGATATGGCAGTTATATCCGACAGTATCTTTTAAAAAACAGCACCGGAATATTTTTGTATTGAAAAAAATGACTTTTCCAGAGAATAAGGTGTTGAATATTGAGCTGAATGAAAAACAGATTTCTGGAAGAGCGCTTACTTTAAAGGTCAAATACGGGGATGTTTTAAAGGCGGATACATTTTAA